In a single window of the Anaerotruncus rubiinfantis genome:
- a CDS encoding SOS response-associated peptidase: MCGRYNFTAEESAELQEIVRQIEAKNAQAEWHVGEIFPTNTAPVLFWEQEQTSPDLLGWGFPGFKSGARTIINARAETAGERPMFRKSLDERRCVIPSSGFYEWQKLSKQKYLFRLPGEDALYMAGIWNEFAGERRFCIITTEANESIADVHSRMPVVLPKSEINEWLCNRRVAEEILHTVPPMLAREAVSAQTTLW, translated from the coding sequence ATGTGTGGGCGATACAATTTTACGGCGGAGGAGAGCGCCGAACTGCAGGAGATCGTGCGGCAGATCGAGGCTAAGAACGCTCAGGCGGAGTGGCATGTCGGGGAGATTTTCCCCACCAACACTGCCCCGGTGTTGTTCTGGGAACAGGAACAGACTTCGCCGGATTTGCTTGGTTGGGGTTTTCCCGGCTTCAAAAGCGGCGCCCGGACGATTATCAACGCCCGGGCGGAGACGGCGGGTGAGCGCCCGATGTTCCGCAAGAGCCTGGACGAGCGGCGCTGCGTGATCCCCTCCAGCGGTTTTTATGAATGGCAAAAGCTGTCCAAGCAAAAGTACCTGTTCAGGCTTCCGGGCGAGGACGCGCTCTACATGGCGGGCATCTGGAACGAGTTTGCCGGGGAGCGCCGCTTCTGCATCATCACGACGGAGGCAAACGAATCGATTGCCGACGTCCATTCACGGATGCCGGTGGTGCTCCCAAAGAGCGAAATTAACGAATGGCTGTGCAACAGGAGGGTCGCGGAGGAAATCCTGCACACAGTGCCGCCCATGCTCGCGCGGGAGGCTGTTTCGGCGCAGACAACGCTCTGGTAA
- the tnpA gene encoding IS200/IS605 family transposase: protein MNDINSLSHTRWNCKYHIVFAPKYRRKEFYEEKRAAVGKILRQLCEWKGVKIIEAEVCPDHVHMLLEIPPKIAISSFMGYLKGKSSTMLYEQFGELKYKYRSREFWCQGYYVDTAGKNTSRIAEYIKNQLKEDQLGEQLTMSEVGPFTDGK, encoded by the coding sequence CTGAACGACATCAATAGTTTATCGCATACAAGGTGGAATTGCAAATATCACATAGTATTTGCGCCCAAATATCGGAGGAAAGAATTTTACGAAGAAAAACGTGCAGCCGTAGGCAAAATACTCAGGCAGCTCTGCGAATGGAAAGGGGTAAAAATAATAGAAGCGGAAGTATGCCCGGATCATGTGCATATGCTTTTAGAAATACCGCCCAAGATAGCAATTTCAAGTTTCATGGGATACCTCAAAGGGAAAAGCAGCACAATGCTGTATGAGCAATTCGGCGAGTTGAAGTACAAGTATAGAAGTCGGGAATTTTGGTGTCAGGGATACTATGTAGACACGGCAGGGAAAAACACAAGCCGAATAGCGGAATATATCAAAAACCAGTTAAAAGAAGATCAGCTGGGTGAGCAGTTAACGATGAGTGAAGTTGGCCCGTTTACGGACGGCAAGTAA
- the dinB gene encoding DNA polymerase IV: protein MKPSNRTILHVDCDAFYASVECLLNPTLRGKPVAVIGDPELRHGIVLAKSQEAKRFGVQTGDALWQARQKCKDITFVPAQFDQYLKFSHRTKEIFADYSDRCESFGLDESWIDLTGCTSLFGDGPKVANEIRGRVKEELGITASVGVSFNKVFAKLGSDMNKPDGTTIIPYDSFREKVWPLPVKDLLYVGRATTRKLQSYGIRTIGDLARTQIEFLERRFGKVGRMLWMFANGLDTSPVSNIGAKSLIKSVGNSTTVPRDLVTSEDIRITLYALCESVAQRLREHGFRCRTVVITIRDNELFSYERQMKLERPSCTAREIFDAAYALCQKHHADGKPVRSLGVRASTLLLIDSVQLSLYPDVAKAQARERLEEAIDGLRGRFGHFCVQWGIMLTDPQLSALNPVEDHIIHPIGFLT, encoded by the coding sequence ATGAAACCCTCTAATAGAACCATTCTGCACGTCGACTGCGATGCCTTTTACGCCTCGGTCGAGTGCCTGTTAAATCCAACCCTGCGCGGAAAACCCGTGGCTGTCATTGGCGACCCGGAACTGCGGCACGGCATCGTGTTAGCAAAATCCCAGGAGGCCAAACGCTTTGGCGTCCAGACCGGCGACGCGCTGTGGCAGGCGCGGCAGAAATGCAAAGACATCACCTTTGTGCCGGCGCAGTTCGATCAATATCTGAAATTTTCCCATAGGACCAAAGAGATCTTTGCGGATTATTCCGACCGCTGCGAGAGCTTTGGCTTGGATGAAAGCTGGATCGACCTCACTGGCTGTACCAGTCTGTTCGGAGACGGGCCGAAGGTGGCCAATGAAATCCGCGGCCGGGTGAAGGAGGAGCTGGGGATTACCGCCTCGGTGGGCGTAAGTTTCAACAAGGTCTTTGCCAAGCTGGGCAGCGACATGAACAAGCCGGACGGCACTACAATTATCCCCTATGACAGCTTTCGGGAGAAGGTTTGGCCGCTGCCGGTGAAGGATCTACTGTATGTGGGCCGCGCCACCACCCGCAAACTGCAATCCTACGGCATCCGAACCATCGGCGACCTTGCCAGGACACAAATCGAATTTTTGGAACGGCGGTTCGGCAAGGTGGGCCGGATGCTTTGGATGTTTGCCAACGGCCTGGACACCTCGCCGGTCAGCAACATCGGCGCGAAGTCGCTCATCAAGTCGGTGGGCAACTCCACCACCGTCCCCCGCGACCTGGTGACCAGCGAGGATATCCGCATCACTTTGTATGCCCTTTGCGAGAGCGTTGCCCAGCGCCTGCGGGAACATGGGTTCCGCTGCCGGACGGTGGTTATCACCATCCGGGACAACGAGCTTTTCTCCTATGAGCGGCAGATGAAGCTGGAACGTCCGAGCTGCACTGCCAGAGAGATTTTTGACGCGGCTTATGCGCTCTGCCAGAAGCACCACGCAGACGGCAAACCAGTGCGCAGCCTAGGGGTGCGGGCGTCAACCCTTTTGCTGATCGATTCAGTGCAGCTCTCCCTTTATCCTGACGTGGCGAAAGCCCAGGCGCGGGAGCGGCTGGAGGAGGCCATCGACGGCCTGCGGGGACGGTTCGGGCACTTCTGTGTCCAGTGGGGCATCATGCTCACCGATCCGCAACTCTCGGCGCTCAATCCGGTGGAGGATCACATCATCCATCCAATAGGCTTTCTGACTTAG
- a CDS encoding GntR family transcriptional regulator has translation MKYEQLEAELISLINSGAETAQDGRFITEREISERYNISRNTVRRAIDDLCKQGYLLRLHGKGTYVKGTWRTHPIYSVTRCDRNYSAMGFSSSRSVLHQEKIVASKPIASRLKIDEGDPVLFLKMLYRGNRTVFNVTSSYIPIARFPGIEFMDFSALSLADLMQSKYGAYRKKTENTVDAVLPSVETAALLDISSDTPVILFESVTSGTVNNTDCPFEYFKCYYRTDIMRFHFTQEHDIY, from the coding sequence ATGAGCAGTTGGAAGCCGAATTGATCTCTTTGATTAATTCTGGCGCCGAAACCGCCCAGGATGGACGGTTCATCACTGAACGGGAAATCTCCGAACGCTACAATATCAGCCGTAACACCGTTCGAAGGGCCATTGACGATCTCTGTAAGCAGGGCTATCTCCTGCGACTTCATGGTAAGGGTACTTATGTAAAGGGAACGTGGCGAACACACCCCATTTACTCCGTCACCCGCTGTGACCGAAATTACAGTGCAATGGGGTTTTCTTCCTCACGTTCCGTTTTACATCAAGAAAAAATCGTCGCTTCTAAGCCGATTGCTTCCCGCTTAAAAATCGATGAAGGAGATCCGGTCCTGTTTTTAAAAATGCTGTATCGGGGGAATCGAACGGTTTTTAACGTAACCAGTTCTTATATCCCCATCGCTCGTTTTCCTGGCATTGAGTTTATGGACTTTTCTGCCCTTTCTTTAGCGGATCTGATGCAGTCCAAATATGGTGCATATCGCAAAAAAACAGAAAACACAGTTGATGCCGTGTTGCCCTCTGTTGAAACAGCAGCATTGTTGGATATCTCGTCCGATACTCCAGTTATTCTATTTGAATCTGTTACTTCTGGTACCGTCAACAATACTGATTGCCCATTTGAATACTTCAAATGCTACTATCGCACCGATATCATGCGTTTTCATTTTACTCAGGAACATGACATTTATTAA